In a genomic window of Jaculus jaculus isolate mJacJac1 chromosome 8, mJacJac1.mat.Y.cur, whole genome shotgun sequence:
- the Bpifb6 gene encoding BPI fold-containing family B member 6, giving the protein MLQILCLVLCGLLTGTCTDPGALLRLGMDIVNHEVQSAMEESHILEKMAAEAGKKGPGGKPIKGLSNMKVKDVLVPVITLNFVPGVGIFQCVSTGMTITGKSFTGGYMEIIVVLNITATNRLLQDEETGTPMFKSEGCEIILVSVKTNLPSNMLPKVISKFLDSTLHKVLPGLMCPAIDAVLVYVNKKWANLTEFMPVGQMGTVKYALTSLPATMADHIQVDFSPVVQQQKGETIQLADAGETPKFPEHSAEGSSQLLLSATFLTAELALLQSSLDVTIQDQKVGKLPPQTTKTLAGFVPEVAKAYPKKKPLLTKVRISKPPKVTMETGKSLLHLHGSLEMFAVRRHGKSLESLFLLETHFSLKVLYSVHENRLQMTTSLNSLLSLSRESSSIGDFNEKALTGFIMDYLQEAYVPVVNDVLHVGFPLPDVLAINYNLAELDIVENGLVLDL; this is encoded by the exons ATGCTGCAGATCCTCTGTCTGGTCCTCTGTGGCTTGCTGACTGGCACTTGCACGGACCCTGGGGCGCTGCTGAGGCTGGGCATGGACATCGTGAACCATG AGGTCCAGAGCGCCATGGAAGAGAGCCATATCCTAGAGAAGATGGCTGCTGAGGCAGGCAAGAAGGGACCAGGGGGAAAACCCATCAAAGGCCTCAGCAA TATGAAGGTGAAGGATGTCTTGGTACCGGTCATCACACTGAACTTTGTACCCGGTGTGGGCATCTTCCAGTGTGTGTCCACGGGTATGACCATCACTGGCAAGAG CTTCACGGGAGGTTACATGGAGATCATTGTGGTCCTGAACATTACAGCCACCAACCGGCTTCTGCAGGACGAGGAGACTGGCACCCCCATGTTTAAGAGCGAGGGCTGTGAGATCATTCTGGTCAGCGTGAAAACCAACCTGCCTAGCAA CATGCTGCCCAAGGTCATCAGCAAGTTCTTGGACAGCACCCTGCACAAGGTCCTTCCTGGCCTG ATGTGTCCAGCCATTGATGCGGTCCTGGTGTATGTGAACAAGAAGTGGGCGAATCTGACTG AGTTCATGCCGGTGGGTCAGATGGGCACTGTCAAATATGCCCTGACATCCTTACCAGCCACCATGGCCGATCACATCCAAGTGGACTTCAGT CCTGTGGTACAGCAACAAAAGGGTGAAACCATCCAGCTTGCTGACGCCGGGGAGACCCCCAAGTTCCCTGAACACTCAGCTGAGGGTTCCTCGCAGCTGCTGCTTTCAGCCACCTTCCTTACAGCGGAACTGGCCCTCCTACAGAGCTCCTTGGACGTGACCATCCAGGACCAGAAG GTTGGCAAACTGCCCCCACAAACCACCAAGACGTTGGCTGGCTTCGTCCCAGAG GTGGCCAAGGCTTATCCCAAAAAGAAACCCTTGCTGACCAAGGTCAGGATCAGCAAGCCCCCCAAGGTTACCATGGAGACCGGCAAGAGCCTGCTGCATCTGCACGGGAGCCTGGAGATGTTCGCAGTGCGACGGCATGGCAAGTCCCTGGAGTCCCTCTTTCTCCTGGAGACT CACTTTAGCCTGAAGGTGCTGTACTCGGTGCATGAGAACCGGCTGCAGATGACCACCTCTCTGAACAG CTTACTGAGTCTGTCCCGAGAGTCCTCGTCGATTGGTGACTTCAAT gagAAGGCATTAACTGGCTTCATCATGGATTATCTCCAGGAAGCCTATGTCCCTGTGGTGAATG ATGTACTCCACGTTGGGTTCCCACTCCCTGATGTTCTGGCCATCAACTACAACTTGGCTGAGCTGGACATAGTGGAG AATGGTCTGGTGCTGGACTTGTAG